The Hippea jasoniae genome includes a window with the following:
- a CDS encoding peptidylprolyl isomerase: MLDFLRKNIKKFAIFLWIAAIAFIVGGAYLFIRGPFSMGSNTAIEVGDIKISMPEFQKTYDSVYNFYVNMLSQLKGGNISDEDIKRLNIKQKTIDMLVERALLLNEAKKEGIKVTDKDVLKAIESNKYFWVNGHFSKEKYLAILKANNINPKDYEASLKIQLYINKLKSRLFKNVKVTQKEVKDFFEKNYSKVDLKYVVFNAEKYKKLVKVDDKKLKAFYDKFKEKYRVPTQIKFKYIVVPLSYVEKKVKVTDNDTLAFYNNHPDYFMVPLRIKVAHILIAKKDNESDSKLKAKAEKIYNMIISKKITFSEAAKKYSDDTYSKNVGGELGYVTKNMVVDKFWENIVKLKKGEISKPFKTRFGYHIAKVEYIQKPFKRAYKDVKKQIEEYIKQARAKKIWFVEADKIYVKARDSKKPLDVVAKEFGLEVKESPYMSLKNPKPPFSSKIIQNALLSNKGALLGPDLTFAGYIIYKVEDKKPSYIPFFDKIKDKVRKDFIKYEALKLAKKKAEEFISLKDNFDQLAKKANLKIHLVKNLTKLTPNDDFPCSYNQETVNEIFNNTKSYKGLCKAKDSFYVFEIADKKFDNKEFDKLKKSIKNQLLMEKEDKILRELISKLKKEVKIKINPKL; this comes from the coding sequence ATGCTTGATTTTTTAAGAAAAAACATTAAGAAGTTTGCAATTTTTTTATGGATTGCAGCAATCGCTTTTATTGTTGGTGGTGCTTACCTGTTTATAAGAGGCCCGTTCAGTATGGGCTCAAACACAGCCATAGAGGTAGGTGATATCAAAATCTCGATGCCAGAGTTTCAAAAGACATACGACAGTGTTTATAACTTCTATGTTAATATGCTCAGTCAGCTAAAAGGTGGCAATATCAGCGATGAGGATATAAAACGGTTAAATATAAAGCAAAAAACTATCGACATGCTGGTTGAGCGTGCCCTGCTTCTAAATGAGGCAAAAAAAGAGGGGATTAAGGTAACAGATAAGGATGTGTTAAAGGCCATTGAATCGAATAAATATTTCTGGGTCAATGGTCATTTTTCTAAAGAAAAGTATCTTGCGATTTTGAAGGCTAACAATATCAACCCAAAGGATTATGAGGCATCTTTGAAGATTCAACTTTATATAAACAAGCTTAAAAGCAGGTTATTTAAGAATGTTAAAGTAACTCAAAAAGAGGTTAAAGACTTCTTTGAGAAGAATTACTCAAAAGTGGATCTAAAGTATGTTGTGTTTAATGCAGAAAAATATAAGAAGCTTGTGAAGGTGGATGATAAAAAATTAAAGGCTTTTTATGATAAATTCAAAGAAAAATACAGAGTGCCCACGCAGATTAAATTTAAATATATCGTTGTTCCACTAAGCTATGTTGAGAAAAAGGTTAAAGTCACAGATAACGATACACTTGCCTTTTATAACAACCATCCAGATTATTTTATGGTGCCTTTGAGGATCAAGGTGGCGCATATCTTGATAGCAAAAAAAGACAATGAGTCGGATAGCAAGCTCAAGGCAAAAGCAGAAAAAATATACAACATGATAATCTCAAAGAAGATTACATTTTCAGAGGCTGCAAAAAAATACTCAGATGACACCTATTCAAAGAATGTTGGTGGGGAGCTTGGCTATGTAACAAAAAATATGGTTGTTGATAAATTCTGGGAAAATATTGTTAAGCTTAAAAAAGGAGAGATATCCAAACCGTTTAAAACGCGTTTTGGTTATCACATTGCAAAGGTTGAGTATATTCAAAAGCCGTTTAAAAGGGCGTATAAGGATGTTAAAAAGCAGATTGAGGAGTATATTAAGCAGGCAAGGGCAAAGAAGATCTGGTTTGTTGAGGCTGATAAGATTTATGTAAAAGCAAGGGATTCTAAAAAACCTCTGGATGTGGTTGCAAAAGAGTTTGGCTTGGAAGTCAAAGAATCACCGTATATGTCTTTAAAAAATCCAAAACCACCATTTAGCTCAAAGATAATTCAAAACGCCCTGTTGAGCAACAAAGGGGCATTGCTTGGACCGGATTTGACATTTGCAGGCTATATTATCTACAAAGTAGAAGATAAGAAACCATCCTATATTCCGTTCTTCGATAAAATCAAAGATAAGGTGAGAAAAGATTTTATTAAATACGAAGCCTTAAAGCTTGCAAAAAAGAAAGCAGAAGAGTTTATCTCCTTAAAGGATAATTTTGATCAACTTGCAAAAAAAGCCAATTTAAAGATCCATTTAGTTAAAAACCTGACTAAACTTACACCTAATGATGATTTTCCATGCAGCTACAATCAGGAAACTGTAAATGAAATCTTCAATAATACCAAGAGTTATAAGGGGTTGTGCAAAGCAAAGGATAGCTTTTATGTGTTTGAGATAGCAGATAAGAAGTTTGATAACAAAGAGTTTGATAAGCTCAAAAAGAGCATAAAAAATCAGCTTTTGATGGAGAAAGAGGATAAGATATTAAGAGAGCTTATCTCAAAACTCAAAAAAGAGGTTAAGATAAAGATCAATCCAAAATTATGA
- a CDS encoding Maf family protein, whose product MLILATASIARRKLLRKCKRNVVFKVSNVDEKRFNNESIYEFLLRVSYLKASVFYKNGMDVVGADTVLMVDDRIIGKPKNKEDAREILKLLSGRKHLCLTGVAVLKNDSWIGFIERAVVKVDNLSDDLIEQYLNTNEWMGRAGGYAIQGRANEFMRVVEGDITTVIGLPMKRLCRII is encoded by the coding sequence ATGCTGATTCTTGCAACTGCATCAATAGCAAGAAGGAAACTCCTAAGAAAATGCAAAAGGAATGTAGTTTTTAAAGTATCGAATGTGGATGAAAAAAGATTTAACAATGAATCAATATATGAGTTTCTTTTGCGTGTAAGCTACTTGAAGGCAAGTGTGTTTTATAAAAATGGGATGGATGTGGTTGGTGCTGACACTGTTTTGATGGTTGATGATAGGATTATCGGAAAACCAAAAAATAAAGAAGATGCAAGAGAGATTTTAAAACTTTTAAGTGGCAGAAAACACCTCTGTCTGACAGGTGTGGCGGTTTTGAAGAACGACAGCTGGATTGGTTTTATTGAAAGGGCTGTTGTAAAGGTGGATAATTTAAGTGATGATTTAATAGAGCAGTATTTAAATACTAATGAATGGATGGGTAGAGCTGGAGGTTATGCCATTCAGGGCAGGGCTAATGAGTTTATGAGAGTTGTTGAGGGTGATATTACAACGGTGATTGGCCTGCCCATGAAGAGGCTGTGCAGGATTATTTGA
- a CDS encoding endonuclease III domain-containing protein, whose amino-acid sequence MKKDDIDEVIKRLREIYPALREPVVTTIAKDNDPFKVLVSTVLSLRTKDETTLKASYRLFEKASNVEALDKFDVEEIEKLIYPVGFYKTKAKNLKKIASILINKYGGRVPCEMDELLKLPNVGRKTANLVLAKGCNKDAICVDIHVHRISNRLGLVKTKTPEETEFELMKVLPRKYWIEFNDLLVPFGQNICRPISPFCSKCPVYEFCDRVGVEKHR is encoded by the coding sequence ATGAAAAAAGATGACATCGATGAAGTTATAAAAAGACTAAGGGAGATCTATCCAGCATTAAGGGAGCCTGTGGTTACAACAATTGCAAAGGATAACGACCCTTTTAAGGTGCTTGTTAGTACAGTTTTAAGCCTCAGGACTAAGGATGAAACAACGTTAAAGGCTTCCTATAGGTTATTTGAAAAGGCCTCAAATGTTGAGGCCTTGGATAAGTTTGATGTTGAAGAGATAGAAAAACTCATATACCCTGTGGGTTTTTATAAAACAAAGGCAAAGAATTTAAAAAAGATAGCATCTATACTTATCAACAAATATGGCGGCAGGGTGCCATGTGAAATGGATGAACTGTTAAAACTACCCAATGTTGGCAGAAAGACGGCAAACCTGGTGCTTGCCAAGGGTTGCAATAAGGATGCGATCTGTGTTGATATTCATGTGCACAGAATCTCTAACAGGCTGGGTCTTGTTAAAACAAAAACTCCTGAAGAAACAGAGTTTGAGCTAATGAAGGTATTGCCCAGAAAATACTGGATTGAGTTTAACGACCTGCTTGTGCCTTTTGGTCAGAATATATGCAGGCCGATCTCTCCATTTTGCTCTAAATGCCCTGTGTATGAATTTTGCGATAGGGTAGGAGTTGAAAAACATAGATGA
- a CDS encoding [protein-PII] uridylyltransferase family protein yields the protein MFCQSNTLSLFLINNPELLFWLIEKDTLEKLKTKDVYLKEISELLKSARDVKKQEYLLRYFRKREYLRIATREIINVCDFVEILEELSNLADALIESAVDIAISKLKLNSEYKKGFCVIGLGKLGNRELNFSSDIDLLFVHKEKKKSEIYNKLAAHIVSILSANKEGGFVYRVDVRLRPGGNAYPLSMSIDQYENYYETFGQPWERLSLVKARFSAGDEKVAKEFKERIEPFVYRKSIDIEYIDQIRSLLFKIKKYTQTPVESIIDPAKIDVKKGRGGIREIEFILNYFQLIFGAKFDRLKHISTVDGLVLLKSLGFLEEGEKLKDIYLFLRRIEHKLQLEDEKQTQKLPTDRKRLKQLAKKMDTTVDDFIEKYENDTEFVHDVFKKIFVLDRGLPVFSEIDDLEGFLFESGVDDVKTTANMIKSGIKKFLAAEIKDETIQGIYDRAFLVAVKLNRFDRVAGFFEKLNPAYIASVFENKKLFEVFIKLLIIDFGEYFLKHPFLLDYFLAPFDISNYSAEERKAAVELDIAIKLMDGSFRHNDLKRYTQIAIDYVRDTVREFDKNSELAVIGYGKLAMGELFKGSDLDIVFLCKKDAFNYISVVQKIIKKLKLLYDVDLRLRPYGEKGMLVVDVDFLKNYFQKEASGWEKQAALKSDIIYSGFDGQIVKNLYGDFIFSNPPKKCEIYSMLKKIIENKGEGFDIKSSIGGLTNIEFLLQALCFENRCAFYPSTNVDLLKKAIGLKLIEKELLDYYFYLSKIANMLRLSGFDLKLDKQKAEFVEQIFSIDSVYERVLGIFEYVERISEEYFVC from the coding sequence CAGCCAGAGATGTAAAAAAACAGGAATATCTTTTGAGATATTTCAGAAAAAGGGAGTATCTAAGGATTGCAACAAGAGAAATTATCAATGTGTGCGATTTTGTAGAGATTTTAGAGGAGCTAAGCAATCTTGCTGATGCATTAATTGAGTCTGCTGTTGATATTGCTATCTCAAAGCTAAAACTCAATAGTGAATATAAAAAAGGTTTTTGTGTTATTGGTCTGGGTAAACTGGGAAATAGAGAGCTAAATTTTTCAAGCGATATAGACCTATTGTTTGTTCACAAGGAAAAGAAAAAGTCTGAGATTTACAATAAGCTTGCAGCACATATTGTCTCAATTCTATCCGCAAATAAAGAGGGTGGTTTTGTTTACAGAGTGGATGTCAGGCTAAGACCCGGGGGCAATGCCTATCCGCTGTCGATGAGTATAGACCAGTATGAAAACTACTATGAAACATTTGGTCAGCCATGGGAGCGACTGTCTTTAGTTAAAGCAAGATTTTCTGCAGGGGATGAAAAGGTAGCAAAGGAGTTTAAAGAAAGAATTGAGCCTTTTGTTTATAGAAAATCGATAGATATTGAGTATATAGATCAGATTAGAAGCCTGCTGTTTAAGATTAAAAAGTATACACAAACGCCTGTTGAAAGCATAATCGATCCTGCAAAGATCGATGTTAAAAAAGGCAGGGGGGGCATTAGAGAGATTGAGTTTATTCTTAACTATTTTCAGCTTATTTTTGGTGCTAAATTTGATAGGCTTAAACATATATCAACCGTTGATGGGCTTGTTTTGCTAAAGAGTTTGGGTTTTTTAGAAGAAGGTGAGAAGCTAAAGGATATCTATCTTTTTTTAAGAAGAATTGAGCATAAATTGCAGCTTGAGGATGAAAAACAGACGCAGAAATTACCAACGGATAGAAAACGCCTCAAACAGTTGGCAAAGAAAATGGATACAACAGTTGATGATTTTATAGAAAAATATGAAAATGATACCGAATTTGTGCATGATGTCTTTAAGAAGATTTTTGTGCTTGATAGAGGTTTGCCTGTTTTTTCTGAGATTGATGATTTGGAAGGTTTTTTGTTTGAAAGTGGCGTTGATGATGTAAAAACCACTGCCAATATGATCAAAAGTGGAATAAAGAAGTTTCTGGCAGCAGAGATTAAGGATGAAACAATCCAGGGGATATACGATAGAGCTTTTTTGGTAGCAGTTAAACTCAACAGGTTTGATAGGGTTGCAGGCTTTTTTGAAAAACTCAATCCTGCCTATATTGCCTCTGTATTTGAAAACAAAAAACTCTTTGAGGTTTTTATAAAACTACTAATAATTGATTTTGGTGAATATTTTTTGAAGCATCCGTTTCTTTTAGATTACTTTTTAGCCCCTTTTGATATATCGAATTATTCAGCTGAGGAGAGAAAAGCTGCTGTTGAGCTTGATATTGCTATAAAGCTTATGGATGGTTCATTCAGGCATAATGATTTGAAAAGATATACACAAATTGCCATAGACTATGTCAGGGATACAGTTAGGGAGTTTGATAAAAACTCAGAGCTTGCTGTGATTGGATATGGTAAATTAGCAATGGGTGAGCTTTTTAAAGGTAGCGACCTTGATATAGTATTTTTATGCAAAAAAGATGCGTTTAATTATATCAGCGTTGTTCAAAAGATTATAAAAAAACTCAAGCTTCTATACGATGTTGATCTGAGATTGAGACCGTATGGTGAAAAAGGAATGCTTGTGGTTGATGTTGATTTTCTTAAAAACTACTTTCAAAAAGAAGCCTCAGGCTGGGAAAAGCAGGCAGCGTTGAAGTCGGATATTATCTATAGCGGTTTTGATGGGCAAATTGTGAAAAATTTATATGGAGATTTTATTTTTAGTAATCCCCCTAAAAAGTGCGAGATCTACTCCATGCTAAAAAAAATCATTGAAAATAAGGGTGAGGGTTTTGATATTAAAAGCTCTATTGGTGGGCTTACCAATATAGAATTTTTACTTCAGGCGTTATGCTTTGAAAATAGATGTGCCTTTTATCCTTCAACAAATGTGGATTTGTTAAAAAAGGCTATAGGGTTGAAATTGATAGAAAAAGAATTACTTGATTATTACTTCTATCTATCAAAAATTGCAAATATGTTGCGATTAAGTGGGTTTGATTTAAAGCTTGATAAACAAAAAGCGGAGTTTGTAGAGCAGATTTTTTCTATTGATAGCGTCTATGAAAGGGTTTTGGGTATATTTGAGTATGTTGAGCGTATAAGTGAGGAGTATTTTGTATGCTGA